Sequence from the Methanobacterium alkalithermotolerans genome:
ATTTTTTTTATTTATCTAAAGATATTGCTTTTTAAAGATAAGATAAAATAATTTATTAAATTCCCTTCTTTACAATATAAACTTGGCATTTAAGACCAATTAATTAAAGGTGTAAATGCATATTAGTTTTAAGAATACTAATAAAATTTCTATAATCAAGGGATAGATAGTATAAAATAATTTTGGGGATTAAATGTCACAAAAAGTGGAAATGAGATATAAAGTGCTGGTAGATGTATATGAAGCTCTGGATGCTACCACTAAAAGATTGGAAAAAACCGATATTTTGGCGGATTTCTTTTCCAGGGTTGAAACAGGTTTACTGCCAGTAGTAACCATCATGGCACTGGGAAAGGTTTTCCCGGTTTGGAGTGAGAAGGAGCTGGGTATTGGTTCTAAATTACTTATGAAAGCCATAGCTCTGGCAGTGGGGGTTACAACATTGGAAGTAGAGGACCAGATACGGGATCAGGGAGATATAGGATCTGCCACTGAAATATTATATAAAAAAAGATCTCAGACCACCTTTTTTTCAAAGCCCCTGACCATAGAAATGGTTTATACTAATTTAAGGAAATTAGCCAATATTTCTGGAAATAAAGCGCAATCACGTAAAATTGATATTATCCTGGAATTATTGTCACTGGCATCGCCTCAGGAAGCAAAATACATTACTCGCACTGTTCTGGAAGAATTAAGGGTGGGGGTAGGCGAAGGAACTATCCGGGATTCTATTTCACAGGCATTTGGGGTTGATAAAAAACTCCTGGAAAGAGCCCACATGCTAACCAATGATCTGGGTATGGTGGCTAAAGTGGCCCATGCTGAAGGGGAAAAAGGACTCCAATCACTATCTCTAAAACCTGGAAAACCAGTTAAGCCGATGTTAGCTCAATTAGCTGACGGAATTAAGGAAACGGTATTGGAAATGGGGCGTATCTATTGTGAAACTAAATATGATGGTATACGTGTACAAATTCACCGCAAGGACTCTCAAATAATGATTTTCACCCGCAGACTGGAGAATATTAGCAATGCCCTGCCGGATGTTATCCAGTACATAGAAAAAGCCCTTCCTCCTCAGGATTTTATAGTAGAAGGGGAAATAATCGTTACCAAGCAGGGAAAACCTATTTCCTTTCAATATATTCTCCAGAGAGTGCGCCGTAAATATGATATTGAGAAAGTAATGGAAAGTGTTCCCCTTACCCTGTATCTTTTTGATGTTTTATATTACCAAGAACCTTTAATTGACGCTCCCCTGGAAATAAGAAGAGAAACTCTGGAAAAAATCGCTAAAACCATGGATAATCAG
This genomic interval carries:
- a CDS encoding ATP-dependent DNA ligase, whose protein sequence is MRYKVLVDVYEALDATTKRLEKTDILADFFSRVETGLLPVVTIMALGKVFPVWSEKELGIGSKLLMKAIALAVGVTTLEVEDQIRDQGDIGSATEILYKKRSQTTFFSKPLTIEMVYTNLRKLANISGNKAQSRKIDIILELLSLASPQEAKYITRTVLEELRVGVGEGTIRDSISQAFGVDKKLLERAHMLTNDLGMVAKVAHAEGEKGLQSLSLKPGKPVKPMLAQLADGIKETVLEMGRIYCETKYDGIRVQIHRKDSQIMIFTRRLENISNALPDVIQYIEKALPPQDFIVEGEIIVTKQGKPISFQYILQRVRRKYDIEKVMESVPLTLYLFDVLYYQEPLIDAPLEIRRETLEKIAKTMDNQVELSKQVKVSGDNIEDAENLFKESIELGHEGIMLKDPQAPYIPGIRGKKMLKYKAEPESLDLVVVGGTYGKGKRAHGIGSYLLALNDDDGELKTIAHVATGLDENTLLELSNRMEELAIERRGRQIKVKPHIILEISYSEIVKSPEYESGYSLRFPVVKRIRDDLSIEDIDTVARVNSMFKRP